A part of Arachis hypogaea cultivar Tifrunner chromosome 12, arahy.Tifrunner.gnm2.J5K5, whole genome shotgun sequence genomic DNA contains:
- the LOC112730196 gene encoding uncharacterized protein, whose protein sequence is MGDSETVVTEAPAAETHAAAGFGDSASNPTQEAASTVAEPAAEAATQANSAYALSYSNTGDGNAYAEDPNAMQPEAQTNSMEDSKQGTEAPSGLGTAATGSSQVNGGPVGAIANATV, encoded by the coding sequence ATGGGAGATAGTGAAACAGTAGTTACCGAAGCACCTGCAGCTGAGACACATGCTGCTGCTGGGTTTGGTGACTCTGCCTCAAACCCTACTCAGGAAGCAGCTTCTACTGTTGCTGAGCCTGCTGCAGAGGCTGCTACTCAAGCCAATTCAGCTTATGCCTTAAGTTATTCGAATACTGGCGACGGAAATGCTTATGCTGAGGATCCTAATGCTATGCAACCAGAAGCCCAAACCAATTCAATGGAGGATTCCAAGCAAGGTACTGAAGCTCCAAGTGGGCTTGGAACTGCAGCTACAGGCTCAAGTCAAGTAAATGGTGGTCCAGTGGGTGCAATAGCAAATGCAACagtgtaa